A stretch of the Clavibacter sp. B3I6 genome encodes the following:
- a CDS encoding GNAT family N-acetyltransferase, with product MSDMRLEELSARTIVAANTLTLKPGQENYVAPVSHSIAEAYVNPTTAWPRVVIEDEEVVGFIMGNFDPEAHEEIFRSCIWRINVDADAQGHGVGRFAVLALADEARSRGFDRLTVVWEPGEDGPEDFFTRVGFAVIGETQYGEAIGALAL from the coding sequence ATGAGCGACATGAGACTCGAAGAGCTGAGCGCCCGCACGATCGTGGCGGCCAACACGCTGACGCTCAAGCCGGGGCAGGAGAACTACGTCGCCCCCGTGTCGCACTCCATCGCCGAGGCGTACGTCAACCCCACCACCGCATGGCCGCGCGTCGTCATCGAGGACGAGGAGGTCGTCGGCTTCATCATGGGCAACTTCGACCCCGAGGCCCACGAGGAGATCTTCCGCAGCTGCATCTGGCGCATCAACGTCGACGCCGACGCACAGGGCCACGGCGTGGGCCGGTTCGCGGTGCTCGCCCTCGCCGACGAGGCGCGCTCGCGCGGCTTCGACCGCCTCACCGTCGTGTGGGAGCCGGGCGAGGACGGTCCGGAGGACTTCTTCACGCGCGTCGGCTTCGCGGTCATCGGCGAGACGCAGTACGGCGAGGCCATCGGCGCGCTGGCGCTCTAG
- a CDS encoding MGMT family protein gives MAVFATPGEFTDRVLEVVAEIPSGRVMTYGDVAAVFGRRGARAVGMVLRYHGSGLPWWRVLRAGGHPPTGLADEARPRYEAEGTPLVSAPTDAGYRVDLEAARWFP, from the coding sequence GTGGCCGTCTTCGCGACGCCCGGCGAGTTCACCGACCGCGTGCTCGAGGTCGTGGCCGAGATCCCGTCCGGACGGGTCATGACCTACGGCGACGTCGCCGCCGTCTTCGGTCGCCGCGGCGCGCGGGCGGTCGGAATGGTGCTGCGCTACCACGGCTCCGGGCTCCCCTGGTGGCGCGTCCTCCGCGCGGGCGGGCACCCTCCGACGGGTCTGGCGGACGAGGCGCGGCCCCGCTACGAGGCCGAGGGGACGCCGCTCGTCTCCGCCCCGACGGACGCGGGGTACCGCGTGGACCTCGAGGCGGCGCGCTGGTTCCCGTGA
- a CDS encoding ABC transporter ATP-binding protein: protein MRLLPFARPAMPSIIAGMVVALIGSLLSLVIPQVLRGLVDGPLGDGDSAAVVPAVLLILGLGVLEAVMIALRRWFVLKPGTLMEADMRNSFYRKLQRLPVAFHDRWQSGQLLSRMVSDLNLIRRWMAFGLVLFIVNILTILVGIGFLVAIDWRLGLGFLVCSIPLWVYGYLFEQKYSSVARLSQDQSGDLATSVEQSVHGIRVLKAFGRGKHMHDAFAEQAEELRGTEIKKAKAIAGIWLWLLLVPDLTFALALLGGVLLAFGGEISVGDLVAFFATAAVLRWPIESVGFLLSMTFDARTAVDRYFEVMDEDDAITDPATPTRIGEPRGHLVFRGAHFRYQDAVAGQPDLIDGVDLDLQPGETMALVGITGCGKSTLTALTTRLYDVTGGSVELDGVDIRDLRLEELRSRVAMAFEDATLFSSSVRDNVLLGRPELAAGGPEAERVLQEALDIAQAGFVRDLPDGVDTTVGEEGLSLSGGQRQRLALARAVAAAPDVLVLDDPLSALDVDTEALVEAALRRVLASTTALIVAHRPSTVMLADRVALMQDGRITAVGRHSDLLATSEHYRFVISSLDVEGNTVREEASA, encoded by the coding sequence ATGCGGCTGCTGCCGTTCGCCCGCCCTGCCATGCCCAGCATCATCGCGGGCATGGTGGTCGCGCTCATCGGGTCGCTGCTGTCGCTCGTGATCCCGCAGGTCCTGCGCGGACTCGTGGACGGGCCGCTCGGCGACGGCGACTCCGCCGCCGTCGTGCCCGCCGTGCTCCTCATCCTGGGCCTCGGGGTCCTCGAGGCCGTGATGATCGCGCTCCGCCGCTGGTTCGTGCTGAAGCCGGGCACGCTCATGGAGGCGGACATGCGGAACTCGTTCTACCGGAAGCTGCAGCGGCTGCCGGTCGCGTTCCACGACCGGTGGCAGAGCGGGCAGCTGCTCTCGCGCATGGTCAGCGACCTCAACCTCATCCGTCGCTGGATGGCGTTCGGCCTCGTCCTGTTCATCGTCAACATCCTCACGATCCTCGTGGGGATCGGCTTCCTCGTCGCCATCGACTGGCGCCTGGGGCTCGGGTTCCTCGTCTGCTCCATCCCGCTGTGGGTGTACGGCTACCTGTTCGAGCAGAAGTACTCCTCGGTCGCGCGGCTCAGCCAGGACCAGTCCGGCGACCTCGCCACGAGCGTCGAGCAGTCGGTGCACGGGATCCGCGTGCTCAAGGCGTTCGGCCGCGGCAAGCACATGCACGACGCGTTCGCCGAGCAGGCCGAGGAGCTGCGCGGCACGGAGATCAAGAAGGCGAAGGCGATCGCCGGCATCTGGCTGTGGCTGCTGCTGGTGCCCGACCTCACGTTCGCCCTGGCCCTGCTCGGCGGCGTGCTGCTGGCGTTCGGCGGGGAGATCTCCGTGGGCGACCTCGTGGCCTTCTTCGCGACGGCGGCGGTGCTGCGCTGGCCGATCGAGTCGGTCGGGTTCCTGCTCTCCATGACCTTCGACGCGCGCACCGCCGTCGACCGCTACTTCGAGGTGATGGACGAGGACGACGCGATCACGGACCCGGCGACGCCGACGCGCATCGGCGAGCCCCGCGGCCACCTCGTCTTCCGGGGCGCGCACTTCCGCTACCAGGACGCCGTCGCGGGTCAGCCCGACCTCATCGACGGCGTGGACCTCGACCTCCAGCCGGGGGAGACCATGGCGCTCGTCGGGATCACCGGCTGCGGCAAGTCGACGCTGACGGCGCTCACGACCCGGCTGTACGACGTGACGGGCGGCAGCGTCGAGCTCGACGGCGTGGACATCCGCGACCTGCGGCTCGAGGAGCTGCGGAGCCGGGTCGCCATGGCCTTCGAGGACGCGACCCTGTTCTCCTCGAGCGTCCGCGACAACGTGCTGCTCGGCCGTCCCGAGCTCGCGGCCGGCGGGCCCGAGGCGGAGCGCGTGCTCCAGGAGGCGCTCGACATCGCGCAGGCCGGCTTCGTCCGCGACCTCCCCGACGGCGTCGACACCACCGTCGGCGAGGAGGGGCTCAGCCTCTCCGGCGGCCAGCGCCAGCGGCTCGCCCTCGCGCGCGCCGTCGCCGCGGCGCCGGACGTGCTGGTCCTCGACGACCCGCTCTCCGCGCTCGACGTCGACACGGAGGCGCTCGTCGAGGCGGCGCTGCGCCGCGTGCTCGCCTCCACCACCGCGCTCATCGTCGCGCACCGCCCCTCGACCGTGATGCTCGCGGACCGGGTGGCGCTCATGCAGGACGGCCGCATCACCGCGGTCGGCCGGCACTCCGATCTGCTCGCCACGAGCGAGCACTACCGGTTCGTCATCTCGAGCCTGGACGTGGAAGGGAACACCGTGCGCGAGGAGGCCTCAGCATGA
- a CDS encoding DUF6350 family protein, translating to MNRHATALFAALEALLVVGVGVALPLVPLTALWAGQYDLQIDWGVFARTAIDLWLLGHGVPLTASLDPALAAALGLPAVDAPFMLSLAPLGFALLTLLLGIRAGRRIVETDHPGIGAIAAVGTTAVLSLGLALAAQHEGIAPAVVRGAALPTLVLALGLLVGGIARVDRARAGRWWASLSSGRLAAVIRSGRDAFDRLPAGAASVTATALRGGAAAAFAVVAISAVVVAVLLGIQYATVITLYETLQTGIVGGVALTLGQLALLPNLVLWTASWLLGPGFAIGTGSSVSPLGTSVGPLPSVPVLGILPQGALDLGFLGILVPVVVAFVAAVALSPRVSRIPEPEARRWPWFLVAGLGMGVVGAGILALLAVISGGAAGPGRLADVGPAAGWILLAAFLEIGIASVAGMFVSGLMAPLVRRSAEGRG from the coding sequence ATGAACCGACACGCAACCGCCCTGTTCGCGGCACTCGAGGCGCTCCTGGTGGTGGGGGTCGGCGTCGCCCTGCCCCTCGTCCCGCTCACCGCGCTCTGGGCGGGGCAGTACGACCTGCAGATCGACTGGGGCGTCTTCGCGCGCACGGCGATCGACCTGTGGCTCCTGGGGCACGGCGTGCCGCTCACCGCGTCGCTGGATCCGGCGCTCGCGGCGGCCCTCGGGCTCCCCGCGGTGGACGCGCCGTTCATGCTGTCGCTCGCGCCGCTCGGCTTCGCCCTCCTCACGCTCCTCCTCGGGATCCGCGCCGGCCGCCGCATCGTCGAGACCGACCACCCGGGGATCGGCGCGATCGCCGCCGTCGGGACCACGGCCGTGCTGTCGCTCGGCCTGGCGCTCGCCGCGCAGCACGAGGGCATCGCCCCGGCCGTCGTGCGGGGTGCCGCGCTCCCGACGCTGGTGCTCGCCCTCGGCCTCCTCGTGGGCGGCATCGCCCGCGTCGACCGCGCGCGCGCCGGCAGATGGTGGGCCTCCCTGTCGTCCGGCCGTCTCGCGGCGGTCATCCGGAGCGGGCGCGACGCGTTCGACCGCCTCCCGGCGGGGGCGGCATCGGTCACCGCGACGGCCCTGCGCGGGGGAGCGGCGGCGGCCTTCGCGGTCGTCGCGATCTCGGCCGTCGTCGTCGCCGTGCTGCTCGGCATCCAGTACGCCACCGTGATCACCCTCTACGAGACGCTGCAGACGGGGATCGTCGGCGGCGTCGCGCTCACGCTCGGGCAGCTCGCGCTCCTGCCGAACCTGGTGCTCTGGACGGCGTCCTGGCTCCTCGGTCCGGGCTTCGCGATCGGCACCGGGTCGTCCGTGTCGCCGCTCGGCACGTCGGTGGGCCCGCTGCCGTCGGTGCCCGTGCTGGGCATCCTGCCGCAGGGCGCGCTCGACCTCGGCTTCCTCGGCATCCTCGTGCCCGTGGTCGTGGCCTTCGTCGCGGCGGTCGCGCTGTCGCCGCGCGTGTCGCGCATCCCGGAGCCGGAGGCGCGGCGGTGGCCGTGGTTCCTGGTGGCCGGGCTCGGCATGGGCGTCGTCGGCGCGGGGATCCTCGCGCTGCTCGCCGTGATCTCCGGCGGGGCCGCGGGTCCGGGCCGCCTGGCCGACGTGGGGCCGGCCGCCGGGTGGATCCTCCTCGCCGCGTTCCTCGAGATCGGCATCGCCTCCGTCGCCGGCATGTTCGTGTCCGGGCTGATGGCGCCGCTCGTCCGGCGCAGCGCCGAGGGACGCGGATAG
- the ddaH gene encoding dimethylargininase: MSAALVAAGVAAILGLLFSVLALFSANQPGAAVLVTLLDYWTVHTLVAFVLLAALAGTGMYRRLWTTIVGSIAAAVVGALVGSLVGALGQGATVTGDIVGPLLETLLGLNLMFVLGVSLASVLLGRRIWRRLVGVTDETARERVALVRIPSSRLAEGELTHLERRPLDADLADQQWERYVLAFEEHGWSTREVPPADDHPDSVFVEDAVLVLGGTAVLLTSGADSRRGERTGVERALEDMDLTVASIDLPATIDGGDVLEVGRTIYVGASSRTNAAGIRRLREIARPLGYSVVGVPVSRTLHLKSQVTALPDGTVIGYEPLVDEPRVFPSFLAVPEAEGTAVVALDPDTLLLSAAAPRTAELLRGLGYEVVTVDISEFEKLEGCVTCLSVRIG; the protein is encoded by the coding sequence GTGTCCGCCGCGCTCGTAGCCGCAGGGGTCGCCGCGATCCTCGGGCTCCTCTTCAGCGTCCTTGCCCTGTTCAGCGCCAACCAGCCCGGTGCCGCTGTCCTGGTCACGCTGCTCGACTACTGGACCGTCCACACCCTGGTCGCGTTCGTGCTCCTCGCCGCCCTCGCGGGGACGGGGATGTACCGCCGTCTGTGGACGACCATCGTCGGGTCGATCGCCGCGGCGGTCGTCGGCGCCCTCGTGGGGAGTCTCGTCGGGGCGCTGGGGCAGGGCGCCACGGTGACGGGCGACATCGTCGGCCCGCTGCTCGAGACGCTCCTGGGGCTGAACCTCATGTTCGTGCTGGGCGTGTCCCTCGCCTCCGTGCTCCTCGGTCGTCGCATCTGGCGGCGACTCGTCGGCGTCACCGATGAGACCGCGCGGGAGCGCGTGGCACTGGTGCGCATCCCGTCCTCCCGTCTGGCGGAGGGGGAGCTCACGCACCTCGAGCGGCGTCCGCTCGACGCCGACCTCGCCGACCAGCAGTGGGAGCGCTATGTCCTCGCCTTCGAGGAGCACGGCTGGTCGACCCGCGAGGTCCCGCCGGCGGACGACCACCCCGACTCGGTGTTCGTCGAGGACGCGGTGCTCGTGCTCGGCGGGACGGCGGTCCTCCTCACCTCCGGAGCCGACTCGCGCCGGGGCGAGCGCACCGGGGTGGAGCGTGCGCTCGAGGACATGGACCTCACCGTGGCGTCCATCGACCTGCCGGCCACCATCGACGGCGGCGACGTGCTCGAGGTCGGGCGCACGATCTACGTCGGCGCGAGCAGCCGCACCAACGCCGCGGGGATCCGGCGATTGCGCGAGATCGCCCGTCCCCTGGGGTACTCCGTCGTGGGCGTCCCCGTCAGTCGCACGCTGCACCTCAAGTCGCAGGTGACCGCGCTGCCCGACGGCACCGTGATCGGCTACGAGCCGCTCGTCGACGAGCCGCGGGTGTTCCCGTCGTTCCTCGCCGTCCCCGAGGCGGAGGGGACCGCGGTCGTGGCGCTCGATCCGGACACGCTGCTGCTGTCGGCCGCGGCCCCCCGCACCGCCGAGCTCCTCCGGGGGCTCGGCTACGAGGTCGTCACCGTCGACATCAGCGAGTTCGAGAAGCTCGAGGGCTGCGTCACCTGCCTCTCCGTGCGCATCGGCTGA
- the purN gene encoding phosphoribosylglycinamide formyltransferase, producing the protein MLNVVVLISGSGTNLHALLQAAEHADYPARVVAVGADRDADGLLFAEERGIPTFTVPFGSFPDRAAWGDELAAAIAGWEPDLVVLSGFMRLLPPRAVAAFAPRIVNTHPAYLPEFPGAHAVRDAIAAGATSSGASIIVVDTGVDTGPVLAQERVPVEPGDTEHTLHERIKVVERRLLVDTVRAISLGTIDLKELSPA; encoded by the coding sequence GTGCTCAACGTGGTCGTCCTCATCTCCGGCAGCGGGACCAACCTCCACGCCCTCCTCCAGGCGGCCGAGCACGCCGACTACCCCGCGCGGGTCGTGGCCGTCGGCGCGGACCGCGACGCCGACGGGCTGCTCTTCGCCGAGGAGCGCGGCATCCCCACCTTCACGGTCCCGTTCGGGAGCTTCCCCGACCGTGCGGCATGGGGCGACGAGCTGGCCGCCGCCATCGCCGGCTGGGAACCCGACCTGGTGGTCCTCAGCGGCTTCATGCGCCTGTTGCCGCCGCGCGCCGTCGCTGCCTTCGCGCCCCGCATCGTGAACACGCATCCGGCGTACCTGCCCGAGTTCCCGGGCGCCCACGCCGTGCGCGACGCCATCGCGGCCGGGGCGACGAGCTCCGGCGCGTCCATCATCGTCGTCGACACCGGCGTCGACACCGGTCCCGTGCTCGCGCAGGAGCGCGTGCCCGTGGAGCCGGGCGACACCGAGCACACCCTGCACGAGCGCATCAAGGTCGTGGAGCGCAGGCTCCTCGTCGACACGGTGCGCGCGATCTCCCTCGGCACCATCGACCTCAAGGAGCTGTCCCCGGCATGA
- a CDS encoding ABC transporter ATP-binding protein, translated as MSVTGVTGEERDDFSRAESKEIRRRSTRLLVSTIQPVKQTLILTAATILVATAANVAGPALIGIGLDRALPALLETDDPTGLALVIGAYVLVAVTGAVLVAKYQVMSARIAQEILIDLRKRMFLHTQKLSLEFHETYTSGRIISRQTSDLDSIRELLNGGINQLVQGALYMAFTAIALFSFDWVSGLVLLAALVPLFFLSLWFAVKSQALFRQTRVKSARLIVHFVETMTGIRAVKAFRKEKRNAEEFAEHVEGYRDTNMRVIQVFGVFDPGLVLIGNVTVAVVLLVGGLRVADGQLGIGALLAVVLYTRQFFGPAQDMAMFYNSYQSASAALEKISGVLEEEPSVPDPVTPVDLWESTGHVSFEGVEFGYGKGKTILPRFDLDLPAGQTIALVGSTGAGKTTLAKLISRFYDPSDGRVALDGIDLRDLHPKDLRRAIVMVTQEAYLFSGSVADNIAIGKPDATRREIQEAAEAVGAHTFIESLPDGYDTDVNKRGGRVSAGQRQLISFARAFLADPAVLILDEATSSLDIPSERLVQQGLTTLLADRTAIIIAHRLSTVAIADRVLVMEQGRIVEDGTPEALIEGTGRFSQLHAAWRESLV; from the coding sequence ATGAGCGTCACCGGGGTCACCGGCGAGGAGAGGGACGACTTCTCCCGCGCCGAGAGCAAGGAGATCCGCCGGCGGTCGACGCGGCTGCTCGTCAGCACCATCCAGCCCGTCAAGCAGACGCTGATCCTCACGGCCGCGACGATCCTCGTCGCCACCGCCGCGAACGTCGCGGGGCCCGCGCTCATCGGGATCGGCCTCGACCGTGCCCTGCCGGCGCTGCTCGAGACGGACGACCCCACCGGGCTCGCGCTCGTGATCGGGGCGTACGTCCTGGTCGCGGTGACGGGCGCGGTGCTCGTCGCCAAGTACCAGGTGATGTCCGCGCGCATCGCGCAGGAGATCCTCATCGACCTCCGCAAGCGCATGTTCCTGCACACGCAGAAGCTGAGCCTGGAGTTCCACGAGACGTACACGTCCGGCCGGATCATCTCCCGCCAGACGAGCGACCTCGATTCGATCCGGGAGCTCCTCAACGGCGGCATCAACCAGCTCGTGCAGGGTGCGCTCTACATGGCCTTCACCGCCATCGCGCTGTTCTCCTTCGACTGGGTGTCCGGCCTCGTGCTGCTCGCCGCGCTGGTGCCGCTGTTCTTCCTGAGCCTCTGGTTCGCGGTGAAGTCGCAGGCGCTGTTCCGGCAGACGCGCGTGAAGTCGGCCCGGCTGATCGTCCACTTCGTCGAGACGATGACGGGCATCCGCGCGGTGAAGGCGTTCCGCAAGGAGAAGCGCAACGCGGAGGAGTTCGCCGAGCACGTCGAGGGGTACCGCGACACCAACATGCGCGTGATCCAGGTGTTCGGCGTGTTCGACCCGGGCCTCGTCCTCATCGGCAACGTCACGGTCGCCGTGGTGCTCCTGGTCGGCGGCCTCCGCGTCGCCGACGGGCAGCTCGGCATCGGCGCGCTGCTCGCCGTCGTGCTCTACACGCGGCAGTTCTTCGGCCCGGCGCAGGACATGGCGATGTTCTACAACAGCTACCAGTCGGCGTCGGCCGCGCTCGAGAAGATCTCGGGCGTGCTCGAGGAGGAGCCGAGCGTGCCGGATCCGGTCACGCCGGTCGACCTGTGGGAGTCCACGGGGCACGTGTCCTTCGAGGGCGTCGAGTTCGGCTACGGGAAGGGCAAGACGATCCTGCCGCGGTTCGACCTCGACCTGCCGGCCGGGCAGACCATCGCCCTCGTCGGGTCGACGGGAGCGGGGAAGACGACGCTCGCGAAGCTCATCTCCCGGTTCTACGACCCGTCGGACGGCCGCGTGGCGCTCGACGGGATCGACCTCCGCGACCTGCACCCCAAGGACCTCCGCCGCGCCATCGTGATGGTCACGCAGGAGGCGTACCTCTTCTCCGGCTCCGTCGCGGACAACATCGCGATCGGCAAGCCCGACGCGACGCGGCGCGAGATCCAGGAGGCGGCCGAGGCGGTGGGGGCGCACACCTTCATCGAGTCCCTGCCGGACGGCTACGACACCGACGTGAACAAGCGCGGCGGGCGGGTGTCGGCGGGCCAGCGCCAGCTGATCTCCTTCGCGCGCGCGTTCCTCGCGGACCCGGCCGTGCTGATCCTCGACGAGGCCACGAGCTCGCTCGACATCCCGAGCGAGCGGCTCGTGCAGCAGGGTCTCACCACGCTGCTCGCGGACCGGACGGCGATCATCATCGCCCACCGCCTCTCGACGGTGGCGATCGCGGACCGCGTGCTCGTCATGGAGCAGGGCCGCATCGTCGAGGACGGCACGCCGGAGGCGCTCATCGAGGGCACCGGCCGGTTCTCCCAGCTGCACGCCGCCTGGCGGGAGTCGCTGGTCTAG
- the purH gene encoding bifunctional phosphoribosylaminoimidazolecarboxamide formyltransferase/IMP cyclohydrolase produces MSGPRHDPSLFRDRDGIEVARALVSVSDKTGLLELASALAEAGVEIVSTGSTASTIAEAGFPVTQVQDVTGFPESLDGRVKTLHPAVHAGLLADLRLESHEVQLAELGISPFQLVVVNLYPFVETVASGAPASDVIEQIDIGGPAMVRASAKNHANVAIVVSPASYDELIAAVRSGGTTLEQRRRLAASAFAHTADYDRAVADYFGSAVVGAEPSASGDPGWPATWDVRGELAQVLRYGENSHQDAALYRRSDGAGIAQAVQLHGKEMSYNNFVDADAAVRAAYDFAEPAVAIIKHANPCGIAVAAPRAVDAIASAHRSAHDCDPVSAFGGVIAANRTVTLGMAETVKEIFTEVLVAPGFDDDALTLLKTKKNLRLLTLPEGYHREDLEARQISGGYLVQSGDAFPTDGTRLSGSWTLAAGEPVDDQTLADLEFAWKACRAVKSNAILLAHHGASVGVGMGQVNRVDSCQLAVQRAGDRATGSVAASDAFFPFADGLQVLLDAGVRAVVQPGGSVRDEEVVEAARAAGVAMYFTGERHFFH; encoded by the coding sequence ATGAGCGGACCCCGTCACGACCCGTCCCTGTTCCGCGATCGCGACGGCATCGAGGTGGCACGCGCCCTCGTCTCGGTGAGCGACAAGACCGGCCTGCTCGAGCTGGCGTCGGCCCTCGCGGAGGCCGGCGTCGAGATCGTCTCCACCGGATCCACGGCGAGCACCATCGCGGAGGCGGGCTTCCCCGTCACCCAGGTGCAGGACGTCACGGGGTTCCCCGAGTCCCTCGACGGTCGGGTGAAGACGCTGCACCCCGCCGTGCACGCGGGCCTCCTCGCCGACCTGCGGCTGGAGTCGCACGAGGTGCAGCTGGCGGAGCTCGGGATCTCGCCGTTCCAGCTCGTGGTCGTGAACCTGTACCCGTTCGTGGAGACGGTCGCCTCGGGCGCTCCCGCGTCGGACGTGATCGAGCAGATCGACATCGGCGGGCCCGCCATGGTGCGCGCCTCCGCCAAGAACCACGCCAACGTGGCCATCGTCGTGTCGCCGGCGAGCTACGACGAGCTGATCGCGGCGGTCCGGTCCGGGGGGACCACCCTCGAGCAGCGTCGGCGCCTCGCCGCGTCGGCCTTCGCGCACACCGCCGACTACGACCGTGCGGTGGCGGACTACTTCGGGTCCGCGGTCGTCGGCGCCGAGCCGTCGGCATCCGGCGACCCCGGCTGGCCCGCGACGTGGGATGTCCGGGGTGAGCTCGCGCAGGTGCTCCGGTACGGCGAGAACTCCCACCAGGACGCGGCCCTGTACCGACGATCCGACGGGGCGGGCATCGCCCAGGCGGTGCAGCTGCACGGCAAGGAGATGTCCTACAACAACTTCGTCGACGCGGACGCGGCGGTCCGAGCCGCCTATGACTTCGCCGAGCCGGCGGTCGCCATCATCAAGCACGCGAACCCCTGCGGGATCGCCGTCGCCGCGCCGCGTGCAGTGGACGCCATCGCCTCGGCGCACAGGAGCGCCCACGACTGCGATCCCGTGTCGGCGTTCGGCGGCGTCATCGCGGCGAACCGGACCGTGACGCTGGGGATGGCCGAGACGGTGAAGGAGATCTTCACCGAGGTCCTCGTCGCGCCGGGCTTCGACGACGACGCCCTCACGCTGCTGAAGACCAAGAAGAACCTGCGGCTGCTCACGCTGCCGGAGGGGTACCACCGCGAGGACCTCGAGGCCCGTCAGATCTCCGGCGGATACCTGGTGCAGTCGGGCGACGCGTTCCCGACCGACGGCACGCGGCTGTCGGGATCGTGGACCCTCGCCGCCGGTGAGCCGGTCGACGACCAGACGCTCGCCGACCTCGAGTTCGCGTGGAAGGCGTGCCGCGCGGTGAAGTCGAACGCGATCCTGCTCGCGCACCACGGTGCATCAGTCGGCGTGGGCATGGGGCAGGTCAACCGGGTGGACTCGTGTCAGCTCGCGGTGCAGCGGGCGGGGGACCGGGCGACCGGCTCGGTCGCGGCATCGGACGCGTTCTTTCCGTTCGCCGACGGCCTGCAGGTCCTGCTCGACGCCGGCGTCCGCGCCGTTGTCCAGCCCGGGGGATCGGTCCGCGACGAGGAGGTCGTCGAGGCCGCCCGTGCCGCGGGCGTCGCCATGTACTTCACGGGCGAGCGCCACTTCTTCCACTGA
- a CDS encoding NADP-dependent isocitrate dehydrogenase produces the protein MEKIKVEGTVVELDGDEMTRIIWQSIKDTLIHPYLDIDLEYYDLGIEKRDETDDQITIDAAEAIKRHGVGVKCATITPDEARVEEFGLKKMWRSPNGTIRNILGGTIFREPIIISNIPRLVPGWNKPIIVGRHAFGDQYRATDFRFEGEGTLTMTFTPKDGSEPQQFEVFQSPGSGVAMGMYNLDDSIRDFARASLSYGLARNYPVYLSTKNTILKAYDGRFKDLFEEVFQAEYADQFAAAGLTYEHRLIDDMVAASLKWEGGYVWACKNYDGDVQSDTVAQGFGSLGLMTSVLTTPDGKVVEAEAAHGTVTRHYRQHQQGKPTSTNPIASIYAWTRGLAHRAKLDGNDALKEFADTLEDVVITTVESGKMTKDLALLVGPDQPYQTTEEFLASLADNLQARLA, from the coding sequence GTGGAGAAGATCAAGGTAGAGGGGACCGTCGTCGAGCTCGACGGCGACGAGATGACGCGCATCATCTGGCAGTCCATCAAGGACACGCTCATCCACCCGTACCTCGACATCGACCTCGAGTACTACGACCTGGGCATCGAGAAGCGCGACGAGACCGACGACCAGATCACGATCGACGCGGCCGAGGCCATCAAGCGCCACGGCGTGGGCGTCAAGTGCGCGACGATCACGCCCGACGAGGCGCGCGTCGAGGAGTTCGGCCTCAAGAAGATGTGGCGCTCGCCGAACGGCACCATCCGCAACATCCTGGGCGGCACGATCTTCCGCGAGCCCATCATCATCAGCAACATCCCGCGTCTCGTCCCCGGCTGGAACAAGCCGATCATCGTCGGACGCCACGCGTTCGGCGACCAGTACCGCGCCACCGACTTCCGCTTCGAGGGCGAGGGCACGCTCACGATGACCTTCACCCCGAAGGACGGCTCCGAGCCGCAGCAGTTCGAGGTGTTCCAGAGCCCCGGATCCGGCGTCGCGATGGGCATGTACAACCTCGACGACTCGATCCGCGACTTCGCGCGCGCCTCGCTGTCCTACGGCCTCGCCCGCAACTACCCCGTCTACCTCTCCACCAAGAACACGATCCTCAAGGCCTACGACGGCCGCTTCAAGGACCTGTTCGAGGAGGTCTTCCAGGCGGAGTACGCCGACCAGTTCGCCGCCGCGGGCCTCACCTACGAGCACCGCCTCATCGACGACATGGTCGCCGCGTCGCTCAAGTGGGAGGGCGGCTACGTCTGGGCCTGCAAGAACTACGACGGCGACGTCCAGTCCGACACCGTCGCGCAGGGCTTCGGCTCGCTCGGCCTCATGACCAGCGTGCTCACCACGCCCGACGGCAAGGTCGTCGAGGCGGAGGCTGCGCACGGCACGGTCACGCGCCACTACCGCCAGCACCAGCAGGGCAAGCCCACGTCGACGAACCCCATCGCGTCGATCTACGCCTGGACCCGGGGCCTCGCGCACCGCGCCAAGCTCGACGGCAACGACGCCCTCAAGGAGTTCGCGGACACCCTCGAGGACGTCGTCATCACGACGGTCGAGTCCGGCAAGATGACGAAGGACCTCGCGCTCCTCGTCGGCCCCGACCAGCCGTACCAGACGACCGAGGAGTTCCTCGCGTCGCTCGCGGACAACCTGCAGGCGCGCCTGGCCTGA